Proteins encoded in a region of the Streptomyces sp. NBC_01298 genome:
- a CDS encoding FAD-binding oxidoreductase, translated as MGKLTVDQLSQRVRGTVVTPGDEDYDEARTVYNAMIDRRPAAVVRCANAGDVMAAVDYARENGLDLAVRGGGHSVPGFGTCDDGVVADLSAMRGVRVDPVRRTARAEGGATWGDFNAATHAFGLATTGGIISTTGVGGLTLGGGIGYLDRGLGLSCDNLISADVVTADGQLVVASEQEHEDLFWALRGGGGNFGAVTSLEFRLSPVKDIYGGPILYELDSAGDVLRAYRDFIADAPEQLGGFPAFQIAPPLPFIPEDRHGDTFILIVSCWAGPVEEGERALQPFHDFAPVVAEHVGVMPYPALNSAFDALVPPGLQHYWKANFVTELSDEAIEAHLVHGPRVPAVNSTVHIYPINGACHRVAPEATAFAYRDASFATVIAGMWPDPADNEANTAWVRDYYEATAPHSEEGGYVNFMADDDQDRIRANYKGNYDRLVAVKRTYDPGNLFHLNQNIKP; from the coding sequence ATGGGCAAGCTCACTGTGGACCAGCTGAGTCAACGGGTACGCGGCACCGTCGTCACGCCGGGGGACGAGGACTACGACGAAGCCCGCACGGTCTACAACGCCATGATCGACAGACGGCCGGCCGCCGTCGTGCGCTGCGCCAACGCGGGCGATGTCATGGCCGCCGTCGACTACGCCCGGGAGAACGGGCTCGACCTGGCCGTCCGGGGCGGCGGGCACAGCGTGCCCGGCTTCGGCACGTGCGACGACGGCGTGGTCGCCGACCTGTCCGCGATGCGCGGCGTCCGCGTGGACCCCGTACGGCGCACGGCGCGCGCCGAGGGTGGCGCGACCTGGGGCGACTTCAACGCGGCCACCCACGCCTTCGGTCTGGCGACGACCGGCGGGATCATCTCCACCACCGGCGTCGGCGGCCTCACCCTGGGCGGCGGCATCGGCTACCTCGACCGCGGCCTGGGCCTGAGCTGCGACAACCTGATCTCCGCTGATGTGGTGACGGCGGACGGACAGCTCGTCGTGGCGAGCGAGCAGGAGCACGAGGACCTCTTCTGGGCGCTGCGCGGCGGTGGCGGCAACTTCGGCGCGGTCACCTCCCTCGAATTCCGGCTCAGCCCCGTGAAGGACATCTACGGCGGCCCGATCCTCTACGAGCTGGACAGCGCCGGCGACGTGCTGCGCGCCTACCGGGACTTCATCGCCGACGCGCCGGAGCAGCTCGGCGGGTTCCCGGCCTTCCAGATCGCCCCGCCGCTGCCGTTCATCCCCGAGGACCGGCACGGAGACACCTTCATTCTGATCGTGTCGTGCTGGGCGGGCCCGGTCGAGGAGGGCGAGCGCGCCCTCCAGCCCTTCCACGACTTCGCGCCGGTGGTCGCGGAGCACGTCGGGGTCATGCCGTATCCCGCACTCAACAGCGCCTTCGACGCGTTGGTGCCGCCCGGTCTCCAGCACTACTGGAAGGCCAACTTCGTGACGGAGCTGAGCGACGAGGCCATCGAGGCGCACCTGGTGCACGGCCCCCGCGTGCCCGCCGTGAACTCGACGGTCCACATCTACCCGATCAACGGAGCCTGCCACCGGGTCGCCCCGGAGGCCACGGCCTTCGCCTACCGGGACGCCTCCTTCGCCACCGTCATCGCCGGCATGTGGCCGGACCCCGCCGACAACGAGGCCAACACCGCCTGGGTCCGCGACTACTACGAGGCCACCGCCCCGCACTCGGAGGAGGGCGGCTACGTCAACTTCATGGCGGACGACGACCAGGACCGCATCCGCGCCAACTACAAGGGCAATTACGACCGTTTGGTCGCGGTCAAGAGGACCTACGACCCGGGCAACCTGTTCCACCTGAACCAGAACATCAAGCCCTAG
- a CDS encoding class I SAM-dependent methyltransferase yields MTSTLRVDPANAEQARAWDGQEGAYWAEHADRYDRAIGPHRTHLLAAAEVSPTDRVLDIGCGTGQTTRDAARRASGGRALGVDLSAAMLRVARQRTVAEGLDNADFVQADAQVHPFPSAGFDLAVSRTGTMFFADPVAAFRNIAGALRPGGRLVQLVWQAPAGNEWFLSFTRALAAGRPPPTPAPDAPGPFGLADPERVRSVLTTAGFTDVRLEAHTEAMWFGEDADDAERFTLGMLGWILEGLDDEGRRRAVDDLRATLTAHDTAAGVLYDSAAWIIRAARP; encoded by the coding sequence ATGACCAGCACTCTTCGGGTCGATCCCGCCAACGCCGAACAGGCCCGCGCCTGGGACGGCCAGGAAGGCGCGTACTGGGCGGAACACGCCGATCGGTACGACCGTGCGATCGGCCCCCATCGCACGCACCTCCTCGCGGCGGCCGAGGTGTCCCCCACCGACCGGGTGCTGGACATCGGCTGCGGCACCGGCCAGACCACCCGCGACGCCGCGCGACGGGCGAGCGGCGGCCGGGCCCTGGGCGTGGACCTGTCGGCGGCGATGCTGCGCGTGGCACGGCAGCGAACGGTGGCCGAAGGACTGGACAACGCCGACTTCGTCCAGGCCGACGCCCAGGTCCACCCCTTCCCCTCCGCCGGGTTCGACCTGGCCGTCAGCCGCACCGGGACCATGTTCTTCGCCGACCCGGTCGCCGCCTTCCGCAACATCGCGGGCGCGCTGCGACCCGGCGGACGCCTCGTACAGCTGGTCTGGCAGGCACCGGCGGGCAACGAATGGTTCCTCTCGTTCACCCGCGCCCTGGCCGCCGGACGTCCGCCGCCCACGCCCGCACCCGACGCTCCCGGACCGTTCGGGCTCGCGGACCCGGAGCGGGTCCGGAGCGTCCTCACGACCGCCGGCTTCACCGATGTCCGGCTGGAAGCCCATACCGAGGCGATGTGGTTCGGCGAGGACGCCGACGACGCGGAGCGGTTCACGCTCGGCATGCTCGGCTGGATACTCGAAGGGCTCGACGACGAGGGCCGGCGGCGCGCCGTCGACGACCTGCGGGCCACCCTGACCGCTCACGACACCGCCGCCGGCGTCCTCTACGACTCGGCGGCCTGGATCATCCGGGCAGCCCGTCCGTAA
- a CDS encoding transketolase family protein: MDTMRERFISVTSRALDEDPRLAVVLAEITMDGFRPAQERHPDRVINVGIREQLLVGVGGGLALTGLRPVVHTFASFLVERPFEQVKLDFGHQGTGGVLVSASASYDWPAGGFTHMAPGDVALLDTLDGWTVHVPGHPDEAEALLRHAYAAGDDKVYVRLSAQSNTAARPIAGLRFQTVREGRAGVVVAVGPLLDNVLAATEGMDVSVLYAPTVRPFDDAALRTAVGHGPADVVLVEPYLAGTSTAAANRALEAVPHRVLGLGVGRAELRRYGTVDEHTAAHGLDPASLRARIAAFTPR, from the coding sequence ATGGACACCATGCGCGAGCGGTTCATTTCGGTCACATCACGGGCACTCGACGAGGATCCCCGCCTGGCCGTCGTCCTGGCCGAGATCACCATGGACGGCTTCCGGCCCGCCCAGGAGCGCCATCCGGACCGCGTGATCAACGTGGGCATCCGCGAGCAGCTGCTGGTCGGCGTGGGCGGCGGCCTGGCCCTCACGGGGCTGCGCCCGGTGGTGCACACCTTCGCCAGCTTCCTGGTGGAGCGGCCCTTCGAGCAGGTCAAGCTCGACTTCGGGCACCAGGGCACGGGCGGGGTCCTCGTCAGCGCGAGCGCGAGCTACGACTGGCCCGCCGGCGGGTTCACCCACATGGCGCCGGGCGACGTGGCCCTGCTCGACACCCTGGACGGATGGACCGTGCACGTCCCGGGCCACCCGGACGAGGCCGAGGCGCTGTTGCGCCACGCCTACGCCGCCGGGGACGACAAGGTCTACGTCCGGCTCTCCGCACAGTCGAACACGGCGGCCCGTCCCATCGCCGGCCTGCGCTTCCAGACCGTACGGGAGGGTCGTGCGGGCGTCGTCGTCGCCGTCGGGCCCCTGCTCGACAACGTCCTCGCCGCGACCGAGGGCATGGATGTGAGCGTGCTGTACGCGCCGACCGTACGGCCCTTCGACGACGCGGCACTGCGCACCGCCGTCGGGCACGGCCCGGCCGACGTGGTGCTGGTCGAGCCGTACCTCGCGGGCACCTCCACGGCCGCCGCGAACCGGGCACTCGAAGCGGTCCCGCACCGGGTGCTCGGCCTCGGGGTGGGCCGGGCCGAGCTGCGCCGCTACGGCACGGTGGACGAGCACACGGCGGCCCACGGACTCGACCCGGCCTCGCTGCGCGCGCGGATCGCCGCCTTCACTCCGCGGTGA
- a CDS encoding MmcQ/YjbR family DNA-binding protein, whose amino-acid sequence MATTAEDVREIALSFPESSEKLAWGMPTFRVGGANGKSGKIFVALGDDDTSIGVKCPREDRAELIAAEPEKFFLRPGHDDNYDWLRVRLAAVEDAAELRSILTDSWRQAAPKRLAAAHPELDRSGPKGP is encoded by the coding sequence ATGGCCACGACGGCGGAGGACGTCCGGGAGATCGCGCTGTCGTTCCCGGAGAGCAGCGAGAAACTCGCCTGGGGCATGCCCACGTTCAGGGTGGGCGGAGCCAACGGGAAGAGCGGGAAGATCTTCGTGGCGCTCGGCGACGACGACACCTCGATCGGGGTGAAGTGTCCCCGGGAGGACCGTGCGGAACTGATCGCCGCGGAGCCGGAGAAGTTCTTCCTGCGGCCCGGCCACGACGACAACTACGACTGGCTCCGGGTCCGGCTGGCGGCGGTGGAGGACGCCGCGGAGCTGCGCTCGATCCTGACCGACTCCTGGCGGCAGGCGGCCCCCAAGCGCCTGGCGGCCGCCCATCCGGAGCTGGACCGCTCGGGGCCGAAGGGGCCGTAG
- a CDS encoding GAF domain-containing protein codes for MTYYESTGHLLLTPVDREAPARVLRLRELGLGERTDGELDAFARRVADELAAPYAGVNFISEERQFFAGLHHAADAPASGYPARTLPRDHGYCPHVVVRRRALVLEDVRDFARFAGNAVVDESGVRSYAGAPLTDRRGIVLGTVCAVDVVPRRWGLAGLAAVKELAAELVELLHEREDRAARG; via the coding sequence ATGACGTACTACGAATCGACCGGACACCTGCTGCTCACACCGGTGGACCGGGAGGCGCCCGCGCGCGTACTGCGCCTGCGCGAACTGGGGCTGGGGGAGCGGACGGACGGCGAGCTGGACGCCTTCGCGCGGCGGGTCGCGGACGAACTCGCGGCGCCCTACGCGGGCGTCAACTTCATCAGCGAGGAACGGCAGTTCTTCGCCGGCCTGCACCACGCGGCCGACGCCCCGGCGAGCGGCTATCCGGCGCGGACGCTCCCCCGGGACCACGGGTACTGCCCGCACGTGGTGGTACGGCGGCGCGCGCTGGTGCTGGAGGACGTACGGGACTTCGCGCGCTTCGCGGGCAACGCCGTCGTGGACGAGAGCGGCGTGCGGTCCTATGCGGGAGCGCCGCTGACCGACCGGCGCGGGATCGTCCTGGGGACGGTGTGCGCGGTGGACGTGGTGCCCAGGCGGTGGGGGCTGGCGGGGCTCGCGGCCGTGAAGGAGCTGGCGGCGGAGCTGGTGGAGCTGCTGCACGAACGGGAGGACCGCGCGGCCCGGGGGTGA
- a CDS encoding GTP-binding protein, with protein MACANGSDPAARGTSATLKILVAGGFGAGKTTFVGAVSEIEPLSTEELLSGPGEAADPLDGVEAKTTTTVALDFGRITLDERNVLYLFGTPGQQRFWFLWEELCAGALGAVVLADTRRLADCFPAVDFFERRGVGFIVAVNEFDGGHRYTPGEVRDAMGIGAQVPVVRCDARLRSSGTGVLAALVHHLLDGSHPTRARYPEYEMSMRSARRAE; from the coding sequence ATGGCCTGCGCAAACGGCTCTGACCCGGCCGCCCGCGGAACCTCGGCGACCTTGAAGATCCTGGTCGCGGGCGGGTTCGGGGCGGGCAAGACCACCTTCGTGGGCGCGGTGAGCGAGATCGAACCGCTCAGCACGGAGGAGCTGCTGAGCGGACCGGGCGAGGCCGCCGACCCGCTCGACGGGGTCGAGGCGAAGACGACGACGACCGTGGCACTCGACTTCGGCCGGATCACCCTGGACGAGCGCAACGTGCTCTACCTCTTCGGCACCCCAGGCCAGCAGCGCTTCTGGTTCCTGTGGGAGGAGCTGTGCGCGGGCGCGCTCGGGGCGGTGGTGCTCGCCGACACGCGCCGCCTCGCCGACTGCTTCCCCGCCGTGGACTTCTTCGAGCGCCGGGGAGTCGGCTTCATCGTCGCCGTCAACGAGTTCGACGGCGGGCACCGCTACACCCCCGGCGAGGTGCGGGACGCCATGGGGATCGGCGCGCAGGTGCCCGTCGTGCGCTGCGACGCCCGCCTGCGGAGCTCCGGAACGGGGGTGCTGGCAGCCCTGGTCCACCACCTGCTCGACGGGTCGCACCCGACGCGTGCGAGGTACCCGGAGTACGAGATGTCCATGAGGTCCGCGCGGCGCGCGGAGTGA
- a CDS encoding DUF742 domain-containing protein translates to MRARARGATAAGGPRDAPWLDDSAGRVIRPYTASGGRTRASVALDLLSLVTATGVRPRVPLGAEHVLALRLCAGSAAVTVAEVAGHLRLPAVVVKVVLGDLMEQGAVTVRAPCFPTGGSFADDDQSLLRAVLDGLRKRL, encoded by the coding sequence ATGAGGGCCCGCGCCAGGGGGGCGACGGCAGCGGGGGGACCGCGCGACGCGCCGTGGCTGGACGATTCGGCGGGCCGGGTCATCCGTCCGTACACCGCGAGCGGCGGGCGGACGCGAGCGTCCGTCGCCCTCGACCTGCTCTCGCTGGTGACGGCGACCGGCGTGCGCCCGCGCGTCCCCCTCGGCGCCGAGCACGTCCTCGCGCTCCGGCTCTGCGCCGGCTCGGCCGCGGTCACCGTCGCCGAGGTGGCCGGACACCTGCGGCTGCCGGCGGTGGTGGTCAAGGTCGTCCTCGGCGACCTGATGGAACAAGGGGCCGTGACGGTGCGGGCGCCCTGCTTCCCGACCGGCGGCTCCTTCGCCGACGACGACCAGTCCCTGCTCCGGGCGGTGCTCGATGGCCTGCGCAAACGGCTCTGA
- a CDS encoding roadblock/LC7 domain-containing protein: protein MGGEAATTISTTTTISTAATTSTTTTRLSDLDWLLSGLVQRVPYTRSAVLLTADGLVTCLHGLDADSADHLAALASGLYALGRSAGSRFAEGAEVRQVVVELDTALVFVSAAGSGTCLAVLADREADAGVLGYEMAMLVKSVRPYLAAPPRRPAADTER, encoded by the coding sequence ATGGGCGGCGAAGCGGCGACCACGATCAGTACGACGACCACGATCAGCACGGCAGCCACGACCAGCACGACGACCACCCGGCTCTCGGACCTGGACTGGCTGCTCAGCGGCCTGGTCCAGCGGGTTCCGTACACGCGCAGCGCGGTGCTGCTGACCGCCGACGGGCTCGTCACCTGCCTGCACGGACTCGACGCCGACAGCGCCGACCACCTGGCGGCCCTCGCCTCCGGGCTGTACGCCCTGGGACGCAGCGCCGGGTCCCGGTTCGCGGAGGGCGCCGAGGTCCGGCAGGTGGTGGTCGAGCTCGACACCGCCCTCGTCTTCGTCTCGGCGGCCGGATCCGGCACCTGTCTGGCCGTACTGGCCGACCGGGAGGCCGACGCGGGCGTGCTCGGCTACGAGATGGCCATGCTGGTCAAGAGCGTCCGCCCGTACCTGGCCGCCCCGCCGAGGCGGCCCGCCGCCGACACGGAGCGATGA
- a CDS encoding sensor histidine kinase, translating to MSGLRAARHSPSRHAVTGPGRQIRPQLIRAALLPTLAAGLSGAAAVIFALQLGGGAGARDPRLWPVLSGCALLFAGALAAALLGAQRAAKTVRDRCEALRRSSVRGRQELHTTADRLERGELPARPLRGVPAAPSFGPETAGVDEFWLLAQELRGAREQAHATLVRLGGPVTPSDSDRKVEVFVNLARRLQSLVHREISLLDDLEDTVEDPDLLKELFHVDHLATRIRRHAENLAVLGGAASRRQWTRPVDLSEVLRSSVAEVEQYTRVKVVPPAGGSVRGHAVADVVHLLAELVENATVFSAPDTDVVVRAERVTAGIAVEVEDRGLGMPPEEAHRMNALLGDPDQISVRHLLADGRIGLFVVSALARRHGIAVELKSNIYGGVLAVLVLPQELLGADAPSAADALGGSRATAWGTGEGAGAPRLEPVRVPLPGVPEPSGAPPVAPGRDAGVRTVVAAPPAPPLSAVPAARDGGERPPLPRRRAQEHLVPQLREAPAPRPGDGEGAERPVHDPGLMAAFQRGFGLAQSEHQT from the coding sequence ATGTCCGGACTCCGCGCCGCCCGCCACTCCCCGTCGAGACACGCCGTCACCGGTCCCGGTCGGCAGATACGGCCCCAGCTGATCCGCGCCGCCCTGCTGCCCACGCTGGCCGCCGGGCTCAGCGGCGCCGCCGCGGTGATCTTCGCGCTCCAGCTCGGCGGCGGCGCGGGCGCCCGGGACCCCCGGCTGTGGCCCGTGCTCAGCGGCTGCGCGCTGCTCTTCGCGGGCGCGCTCGCGGCCGCCCTGCTCGGGGCCCAGCGCGCGGCCAAGACCGTCCGCGACCGCTGCGAGGCCCTGCGCCGCTCCAGCGTCCGCGGCCGCCAGGAGCTGCACACCACCGCCGACCGGCTGGAGCGCGGCGAGCTGCCCGCGCGCCCGCTGCGCGGCGTGCCGGCCGCGCCGTCCTTCGGCCCCGAGACGGCGGGCGTCGACGAGTTCTGGCTGCTGGCCCAGGAACTGCGCGGCGCCCGCGAACAGGCCCACGCGACCCTGGTCCGCCTCGGCGGACCCGTCACGCCCTCCGACAGCGACCGCAAGGTCGAGGTCTTCGTCAACCTCGCCCGCCGCCTCCAGTCCCTCGTGCACCGGGAGATCTCGCTGCTGGACGACCTGGAGGACACGGTCGAGGACCCGGACCTGCTCAAGGAGCTCTTCCACGTCGACCACCTCGCCACCCGGATCCGGCGCCACGCGGAGAACCTCGCGGTGCTCGGCGGAGCGGCCTCGCGCCGCCAGTGGACCCGGCCCGTCGATCTGAGCGAGGTGCTGCGCTCCTCGGTCGCGGAGGTCGAGCAGTACACCCGCGTCAAAGTGGTGCCCCCCGCGGGCGGTTCCGTACGGGGCCACGCCGTCGCCGACGTCGTGCACCTGCTGGCCGAACTGGTCGAGAACGCCACCGTGTTCTCCGCGCCCGACACCGACGTCGTGGTGCGCGCGGAGCGGGTCACGGCCGGGATCGCCGTCGAGGTGGAGGACCGGGGCCTCGGCATGCCGCCGGAGGAAGCGCACCGGATGAACGCCCTGCTCGGCGACCCCGACCAGATCAGCGTCCGGCACCTGCTGGCCGACGGGCGGATCGGCCTGTTCGTCGTCTCCGCGCTGGCCCGCAGGCACGGGATCGCCGTGGAACTCAAGTCGAACATCTACGGCGGCGTGCTCGCCGTACTGGTCCTGCCCCAGGAGCTGTTGGGGGCCGACGCGCCGAGCGCCGCCGACGCCCTGGGCGGCTCCCGGGCCACCGCCTGGGGGACCGGCGAGGGGGCGGGAGCGCCACGGCTGGAGCCCGTACGGGTGCCTCTGCCCGGGGTGCCGGAGCCCTCCGGTGCCCCGCCGGTCGCGCCGGGCCGCGACGCCGGCGTGAGGACCGTCGTGGCGGCGCCCCCCGCGCCGCCGCTCTCCGCCGTACCCGCCGCCAGGGACGGCGGCGAGCGGCCGCCGCTGCCCCGCCGGCGGGCCCAGGAGCACCTCGTGCCCCAGCTGCGCGAGGCCCCCGCACCCCGGCCGGGCGACGGCGAGGGCGCGGAGCGGCCCGTACACGACCCCGGCCTGATGGCCGCCTTCCAACGGGGCTTCGGCCTCGCCCAGTCGGAGCACCAGACGTGA
- a CDS encoding MBL fold metallo-hydrolase, with translation MTGSRPLRPRLRALRPEAFGADPSGARLERIRRSPNFADGIFQNPAGTRTRPSGSMAEFAKIYFHKEQRLRRSPGAPIPVYPTTLAELSKPPASGLRLTWMGHSSVLAEIDGRRVLFDPVWGERCSPFPFAGPKRLHPVPVPLASLGEVDVVVISHDHYDHLDLPTIKALAGTDTVFAVPLGVGAHLERWGVPADRLRELDWNETTKVAGLSLTATPAQHFCGRGLRNQQFTLWASWVVAGDEHRIYHSGDTGYFSGFQEIGAAHGPFDATMIQIGAYSEFWTDIHMTPEEGVRAHLDLQGGVARGTMLPIHWGTFNLAPHPWDEPGEGTVTAAEGAGAAIALPIPGQPFEPGAADAPSAPWWRPFVAAGSPPPPAPVRPVAAERPAAVIREEPEAVGS, from the coding sequence TTGACCGGCTCCCGTCCCTTGCGTCCACGGCTGCGCGCACTGCGGCCCGAAGCCTTCGGCGCGGACCCGTCCGGTGCCAGGCTGGAGCGGATCCGGCGTTCGCCGAACTTCGCCGACGGAATCTTCCAGAACCCGGCCGGGACCAGGACCAGACCCTCCGGATCCATGGCCGAGTTCGCCAAGATCTACTTCCACAAGGAGCAGCGGCTCCGGCGTAGCCCCGGCGCGCCCATCCCGGTCTACCCGACGACCCTCGCGGAGCTCTCGAAGCCCCCGGCGAGCGGCCTGCGGCTGACGTGGATGGGCCATTCGAGCGTGCTCGCGGAGATCGACGGGCGCCGGGTCCTCTTCGACCCGGTCTGGGGCGAGCGGTGCTCCCCCTTCCCCTTCGCCGGGCCCAAGCGCCTGCACCCGGTCCCCGTACCGCTGGCCTCGCTGGGCGAGGTCGATGTAGTGGTCATCTCGCACGACCACTACGACCACCTCGACCTGCCGACGATCAAGGCACTGGCCGGTACGGACACGGTCTTCGCCGTGCCGCTCGGCGTCGGCGCGCACCTGGAGCGCTGGGGCGTCCCGGCCGACCGGCTGCGCGAGCTCGACTGGAACGAGACCACGAAGGTCGCCGGGCTCTCGCTCACCGCCACCCCGGCCCAGCACTTCTGCGGGCGCGGCCTGCGCAACCAGCAGTTCACCCTGTGGGCGTCCTGGGTCGTCGCGGGCGACGAGCACCGGATCTACCACAGCGGGGACACCGGCTACTTCTCCGGCTTCCAGGAGATCGGCGCGGCGCACGGCCCCTTCGACGCGACGATGATCCAGATCGGCGCGTACTCGGAGTTCTGGACCGACATCCACATGACGCCCGAGGAGGGCGTGCGCGCCCACCTCGACCTCCAGGGCGGCGTCGCGCGCGGCACGATGCTGCCGATCCACTGGGGCACCTTCAACCTGGCCCCGCACCCGTGGGACGAACCGGGGGAGGGCACGGTGACCGCCGCCGAGGGCGCCGGTGCGGCGATCGCCCTGCCGATTCCGGGCCAGCCGTTCGAGCCGGGTGCGGCGGACGCGCCGAGCGCGCCCTGGTGGCGGCCGTTCGTGGCGGCGGGCTCGCCCCCGCCGCCCGCGCCGGTCCGGCCCGTGGCGGCCGAGCGGCCCGCGGCCGTGATCCGTGAGGAGCCGGAGGCGGTGGGCTCGTAG
- a CDS encoding SGNH/GDSL hydrolase family protein: MIRGEVWAPVAATTTSKTKTIGSYAALGDSFTEGVGDPGPGDTFLGWADRLAVLLADRCEERYEHSAASGGSGAPGAPGAPGDPGDPRRSAESGGPAGSGAFRYANLAVRGRLLDQIVAEQVPRAKELAPDLVTFCAGGNDIIRPGSDPDDVADRYEAAVRDLTGSVGLVVITTGFDTRDVPVLKHMRGKIATFSAHVRSIADRYECPVLDLWSLKSIQDRRAWDDDRLHLSPEGHTRVALRAAQVLGLDTPADPDQPWPPMRPRGSVDTTRDNIHWAREHLAPWIGRRLRGESSGDHVEPKRPDLLPL; the protein is encoded by the coding sequence ATGATCCGGGGGGAAGTATGGGCTCCCGTGGCAGCGACGACGACATCCAAGACCAAGACCATTGGCTCGTACGCGGCGCTCGGGGACAGCTTCACCGAGGGCGTGGGGGACCCGGGACCGGGGGACACCTTCCTCGGCTGGGCGGACCGGCTGGCCGTTCTCCTGGCCGATCGGTGCGAGGAGCGGTACGAGCACTCCGCGGCATCCGGCGGCTCCGGTGCCCCCGGTGCCCCCGGTGCCCCCGGCGACCCCGGCGACCCCCGCCGGTCGGCCGAATCCGGGGGGCCGGCCGGTTCCGGAGCGTTCCGCTACGCGAACCTGGCCGTACGGGGCCGGCTGCTGGACCAGATCGTGGCCGAGCAGGTCCCCCGGGCCAAGGAGCTCGCACCGGACCTGGTGACCTTCTGCGCGGGCGGCAACGACATCATCCGGCCCGGCAGCGATCCGGACGACGTGGCCGACCGGTACGAGGCGGCCGTGCGCGACCTCACCGGATCCGTCGGCCTGGTCGTCATCACCACCGGCTTCGACACGCGCGACGTACCGGTCCTCAAGCACATGCGGGGCAAGATCGCGACGTTCAGCGCGCACGTCCGGTCGATCGCCGACCGCTACGAGTGCCCCGTGCTCGACCTCTGGTCGCTTAAATCCATACAGGACCGGCGGGCCTGGGACGACGACCGGCTGCACCTCTCGCCCGAGGGGCACACCAGGGTCGCCCTGCGCGCCGCCCAGGTGCTCGGCCTCGACACGCCGGCCGATCCGGACCAGCCCTGGCCGCCGATGCGGCCGCGCGGGTCCGTGGACACCACCCGCGACAACATCCACTGGGCCCGCGAACACCTCGCGCCGTGGATCGGCCGGCGGCTGCGCGGGGAGTCCTCCGGCGACCACGTGGAGCCGAAGCGGCCGGACCTGCTGCCGCTGTAG